The Oceanispirochaeta sp. M1 genomic interval AATAATTATGGAAAATCAACTGTTTCTGGCAGAAGATTATATCAATAGGATATTGGATAAATTGATGGAATCTTTACCGGATTCTTTGAGAGGATTTATATGGCAAAATTAACTGCGAAAGTTGAGTCAATTAGTATTTGGGGGTTCAAATGAAAAAAATGATGTTATTTGTAAGTCTTGTTATTCTACAGCTCTTTTTTTACACTCATATTGTGTTTGCAGGCTCTGGTGGGGTTCTCAATATTTACATTGATGCGGACAGGACTGGTGCTAAGGCTTCCGGTATATCAATAGAACAGGGGGTCAGGCTTGCTCTTTCCGAGATAAATAATAAGATTAATGATTATAAAATTGAGCTTGTTATTAGAGACCATCACGGTAGTTCCAGACGAAGTGCACTGCATCTTAAGGAATTTGTCAATGATCCGAATGGACTGGCTGTATTCAGCGGTCTTCATTCTCCTCCGGTTCTTTCAAATCTCGACTATATGAATGAAAAGGAGATTCTTCTACTGGATCCATGGGCTGCAGCCGGTCCAATAACCAGAACAACTGACAGCAGCGGGAGAAACTGGATTTTCAGATTATCAGTGGATGATACCAGAGCAGGGGAAATTATCACTGCTTATGCTGTAGATAAGGAAGGGTTTAAAAAACCTGCTCTACTACTTGAGGATACCCCATGGGGACGGTCCAATGAATCCTCTATGATAACTGCATTGGAAAAAAGAGGTCTGGCACCTCTTGGTATAATCTGGTTTAACTGGAACATCGGTGAAAATGGAGCCAGAGAAATTCTTACTGAAATATATTCCAAAGAGGTGGATGTTATTTTCATGGTTGCAAATGCGCCGGAAGGAATTACATTTATAAAAGCTATGGCAGAAAGAGATATTAAAGAAAGATTGCCAATCCGGAGTCATTGGGGAATAACAGGTGGTAGTTTTTTTGAAACACTTGGACCGGAAGTGCTTGTTGATATTGTAGATCTTAGATTCATTCAAACATCATTTTCCTTTTTGGATCTGGAACAATCCCCTTTTTCTATTGATGTATTCAACCGGGCTTCATTGATGTTTCCTGAGATTATTGAACCGGAAGATATAAAGGCGCCATGCGGTTTTATTCATAGTTATGATTTAACAAGAATATTAATTTCTGCTTTAAATCAGATAGAGATTTCGGAGGACATAATCAGAACCAGGAGGCTTCTTAGGGATGCACTTGAAAACATAACAACTCCTGTACAAGGGTTGGTAAAAATCTATACAAAGCCTTTTCGTGAATATTCAGAAGAGGATAGTTTTGCCCACGAAGCCCTGGGGTTACAGGATTTAAAGATGGCGGAATATACCAAAAAAGGCGGTATCAGGCTGGTGGATGAATAATCATGAAACGAAAATGGAGACTCAACAGTATAGCGGGCCGAACCTGGCTCTATAGTTTTTTCAGTTTTGGGGTCGCGATGATCATTCTTGTACTTCTGTTTCTCGGGATTACTGAAAGGCAGATAAGAACCCTTGTAGAAAGTGATAACGAGGAACGGATACAGATAATTGTCAGGGCATTTGATCAGAGCATTGAAGTTTATTTAAATGACCTTAACCATACTGCCGGGTCAGCTACATTAGTAAATGCTGTAATGGATCCTGATAATACAGGATATTACCTGCCGGATTTTATGGAGGATATGAATATTCACAACATTTCCGGAGATTTTCTTCTGTTGGCTTTTGACGGTATGGTTATATACAGTACAGATACTTCTTATAAATT includes:
- a CDS encoding ABC transporter substrate-binding protein; protein product: MKKMMLFVSLVILQLFFYTHIVFAGSGGVLNIYIDADRTGAKASGISIEQGVRLALSEINNKINDYKIELVIRDHHGSSRRSALHLKEFVNDPNGLAVFSGLHSPPVLSNLDYMNEKEILLLDPWAAAGPITRTTDSSGRNWIFRLSVDDTRAGEIITAYAVDKEGFKKPALLLEDTPWGRSNESSMITALEKRGLAPLGIIWFNWNIGENGAREILTEIYSKEVDVIFMVANAPEGITFIKAMAERDIKERLPIRSHWGITGGSFFETLGPEVLVDIVDLRFIQTSFSFLDLEQSPFSIDVFNRASLMFPEIIEPEDIKAPCGFIHSYDLTRILISALNQIEISEDIIRTRRLLRDALENITTPVQGLVKIYTKPFREYSEEDSFAHEALGLQDLKMAEYTKKGGIRLVDE